CTGGACTAGGTGCGGAAAGATTAGCTCTGCTGTGTCCTCTTATGATGGGAGAATTGAGTAATGGGAGAACTTGACTGCagattttttttaagggaattaTGGTTCTGATGCAACCGTTTGCGGTTTCTGGTGCATTTTGCTGGTCTTTGTTCTTACAGAACCGTACTGTTGCTTGTCGAATTATTTCTTTCAAAGCAGCAAAGCGATAGCAAAGAGTAATGAAGAACACAAATATGTCGTGCTGTCTGGTGTGATTCGTGGTTACAGATGCCGTGAACTAATTTTGCACCGTTCTTTAGCtaaagatttttaatttgatacTTGAAACTGAGGATGAATTTTGAGCCAACCATCTCTGCTCATGATGCTTTTAGCTGTCGCGTGTTACTGGAAATTTGCAATCAAGCATTTTCATCTGGATGACTTGTGCAGCCATCTCATTTCTTTCTAAATTTACGACATTCTCATGTAAGCGATTTAGAGTGACTCAGTTGAAGTGGATTTTTTGTCTTGGGTGTTCAAATTGTAGGATTGCAAGGAAGTGGTTTATGAGTGGACTGGGAAATGTCGAAGTTGCCAAGGTACAGGGTTCGTCAGCTACTATAACAAAAGAGGGAGGGAAACTATCTGCAAATGTGTACCCTGCCTTGGAATTGGTACAACTCTGCCCCCTTAGTAAATTGGGCTCTTGCTCTACCTATTATGCTTTTGTTGAAAACTAGTTTTACCTGGGCAAAACTTTATTCTCTCTGATCATGATATTCAAGGATAGAAGCATAACGAGGCAATAAGCCCATCCTAGAGAAAAGAATGTCTACTCATCTTTTTGCTAGCTGTGCTTCTATTTCTCACTTAGATGTTGCACattgttctttattttctccttttttcccaAGCCATCGGATTATCTTAATGAGATATTGTGCTACGCATTATGCTAATTTTATCCAGGATTATTTGTTCTTATTCTGTTTATTAGAAGAGattctttttcctgttttgcATCTTTGAAATGGACTTAAAGCAGTTCCATTATGAGAAGCTAAGCAAATCTTCCATTGTAGGGGCATGTTAACATCACTAAAGGACTTTTTGAAGGAATATGATGAGATGTCACTTTTTTGTTTGTGATGTGAAGGCTGCTCGAAATATGTAGAAGCATTATGATGTTAACTTATAGATATATATGGTGGGACAACCTCAATGCATGAGTTCTTTCTGTCTTGGACTATCTTATATTGTACTCATAAGTGCATGCTCACACAATTTGATGTCTTAACAATTATATGTTAATGTTCGCTGATAGTTTCATTTCCTGTAAACAACAGCAAATTCTAAAATGTTGCattatgctttgtttgggaaGTTAGGAGGTGGAGAAAATTGGGGGAATGGGGATTGAAATATGCATAGATTTAAATTTTCCCTCTATATCTCTCTACTGAAATTTACAAATATGCAAACTTCATACCCACTTCCTTTCTCCCCCCTTTCATTAGTTTTCCAAACAGAGCCTTGGAGAACAACTTATCAAATGAATCGGgtataaattttgatgaaaaattttCTCTCTATATCTCTCTCATGGAAATTTAGAAGTATTCCAAACTTGACACCTACTTCCATTGCCCCCTCATTCCTTGTTTTCCCAATCAGAGCCTTAGAAAACAACTTATTGGATGTGTTGGGGTTGACACTTTGTTTATTTGCTATTGTGTGAGTCATGAGGTTAAAGCTTCTTAACAGTTTTCTCTTACTTGTGAAAGCAAGTTGAGTGTGATGCAGGCTCTGTCCTATGTGTCTGCATCATATGTGTTCTGGGCTGGTCAGAGGCTGCTCTTCTGATTCAGTTCACGCAATAGATCAGTTGGGGCCAAGAAGTGAAGCCTATATTGCAGAGCTTATTTTTATCTGGTTAAAGCTGAGTAACTCAAGCTCATAGCATGGGCATAGTAAGAGTCTAGAatactttctttctctctcctttggaGAGAGTGAGCTAGATAATCCATATCTAGAGCTCTTAAGGCTTGTTTTATATTTCAAGGAAATTAAACTGGAGATCCACTCTCAAGATGTGTTTATGTCTATGAGTCTTCTTTAACTGATAGACCCTCTTTGCATTAACAACTTTTTTGGCTAATGCAACATTTTCTGTGACGTCACACTCTGGTTGCAACTATGTGCCTATGGTATTAGTATAATTGTTATTTGAACTGTTTCAGAATATAGTAAGTGCAGTACGGTACTCTGAAGGATGGTGTAAGCCTTTCATATTAGAGAAAATGTATTGACCCTTCGACTATTTCTGATACTTCTTTACCACTGTCTGTTTCGCATATTTCCGTTTTTTCCCTTTAAAGCCCACTCAGCCGCATGTTGTGTAAATAAAAGCTTTaaatttttctgtgatttttttgttcGTGGATGTGATAACTGTGAAGTATGTCGATTACTCCAGATAATTACCACTGAGGAGATGTTTTAGCTTGTGAGGTCAGCAATTAAATGCGGGAATTTGCATCGTGCTGGTTCTTGTTTGCCATCAATATACGATGTGAGCACCTCCAAGGCTTCATCTTGACGAGTTCTTGCTGCAGGGTATGTGCAGAAGATAACAGCTCGCAAGGATATTGAAGTAATGGAAGATTTGGACAATGGAAAGCCGCCTTGAGCAACACCTATCCGGATTAGCATCTCCTGGATTCATTGCTCTCTTCTTCTGCCATTTTTCCGCAAATCAAGCGATTTTCCAACCACACATCCATGCCGTTATTTTCCCTGTAGATTAGAAAGAGGATTCTTGTAATACAATAATCTCCAGGTATAATATGGAGAGAACGTAGGCAACATCTCTGCAATAGTGTTGATTGGAAGTCCCGAAAGAGGATACTGCACGGCTATTGAAAGGAAtatattcttttctctctcttttatttgtgCTCTGCGCGGGGTGACCACTGCTTTTGTCTCTCCGCGTCTTGCTTTGTAGTTTTGGAATCTATGCTTTATTCTTGACCTAAATTGTTCTGCAAGTTGAGAGATCGGGAATGTTTATCCGATGGTATCAGTACAAGGTACCTGTAACATGCGCACATGGAATGAAAGCAAAGTTATGCCCACTTTAGATTCGGAACAACCCAGAGACGCATGTATCTGTCGTCAATTCATTGCTATAAATACCAAGCTTGTTTTACTGTTTCCTGAAAAGTTTTGTAAATTTTGCATCCTGGAAAATGTCAACTTTCAATTATCTTGATTTGCAGTACAAACTTTCCAAGAAGAAGATCCTGCGAGGGCCATCCCGGCTCTTCTCTTCACGGTCCAGACAGAATTCTGGTCTCTTGCCTACCTACCAACCGAATGCCGACGAGATGAAGCGTGTCTTCGACAAGTTCGACTCCAATAAGGATGGCAAGATCTCTCAGCAGGAGTACAAAGCGGTCCTACGAGCCATCAGCAAGGAGAACCTGATCGAGGAAGTCCCGCAGATATTCCGGGTGGCTGATCTGGACGGAGATGGGTTCATCGATTTCAAAGAGTTCATGGAAGTACAGAAGAAAGAAGGCGGGATAAAGACGAAGGACATCCAGAGCGCGTTTTACACGTTCGATCTCAATGGCGATGGCAAAATCACGGCCGACGAGGTTCTGAAGGTCCTAGGGAGCCTCGGCGAGAGGTGCAGCATTGAGGATTGCCGGAAGATGGTGAGGGCGGTCGACCGGGACGGGGACGGCGCGGTGGACATGGACGAGTTCATGACCATGATGACTCGGACGCTGAAATCTAACTAAAAGGGGAGAACGAACGCTTGTGTTGTAATAGTCCTTGTGCAAATGTTCGCTCTTAGTGTCATGGGCTCTGCAAATAGCTGTTGTCGCTCTGTGGAAATCGTTTCTACATCTACTAATGTAAAAAAATAAGACTCTTCGAAGCTTGCCACCTCGTGACGTTTGCGAATTTCTTCGTTAACTTTGCGCACCGATGAAGGTTGTTAATTGATCGACGGTGCAGCTCCCGGTGGCTCCGGCAGGGACGATTTCAAGAGCGTCAGTTCGATTTAGGATGTGATCATGCAATATTTTATCCCCGTAGTAGGTGCTTTTTGGAGAAATCATCTATACAGTTGTAAACCTATCGTATGGCACTatattcaattctaaacttttcgaTTGTCCTAATTTCAcgctaaattttttgatgattaatgaaTCTAGTCATCTCGACCGATTTTAACTAAAAATCGATGATGTGAACCCTCACCATTCTAAGAGAAATGGCCAGCTTTGAATTAGCTATTATGTAATAggtttacaaatttttaaataactattctgaaattttttggtGATCCAACTTCAAGTCCGTAGAATTATTTATGTGGTATTTGTTGATTTTAAGGTCGAGATAATGCAAGAATTACGATCTTGGGATTGACAAGGGGGGTTCTTGTTGATGAAGATTCACAATGCAAGGCTTGCCATTACTCAAGTACCGGCTCCAATCTCATGGATCTAGCTTCTAAATATATCTAGAAAGAGCGACAAGTGCTCCTCTTGaccctctctttttattttatataatctTGATCATCGCTtgtattacttacaaaaattaagaaaggaaattttattattattcatgaAACGATTTAAGCATAAATTGTTCTAGGTggtggaaatatttttttattgaataattattttaagaaatataaccaatcattttttaaaaatattttttcaatatttttttcgaGAAACAAACAAAGTCCTAATTCATCCTTTTTGTTTCAATCAAATGCCTAAACATTCAAAATACGACTCGATCAATGTAGTGCCTCCATTAAAGAAATCGCAACTCTGTGCATTACTTAGATAAAACGAGCACGATTCCTAATGTGGCTCGCTTATTCGATGACAACGTGTCAAGGCTTTAATAATGCGGTTCACTTCTCAACACCAACCCCGTCGCTGTTGCGGTCGGAGTTGTCGACCTCTTGCTCTCGACGGCATTGGTAATGACATCCCGAGCCACGGCCGGGTGTGTGGtaagtaggggtgagcaaaaaaattgaacaaaaccGATCATTTCTAGACGATTCCCaattcttaaaatttgaaatagatgAATATTGGTTTGGTTTCCGATTTCAAGTGTAGATCCACCCACCCTAATCATCTAGattggattgattttttttaatccttatTATTCCAAATTTCTAAAATCCTAATTTGCATTCTTTAATCACTCAAACTTAGGCACGCTCACCCTCATGGCTCAATGCCTCATTCATGTTCCATGATGATCATTCTAGCTTTGTTCGTGGAGATGATCATCAAGTTTAGCTCATCACAAGCTTGTTCTATCCACATCACTCAAGTAGTAGCTTAGATTATACAACAAGATCTGCAGTCTATTTTTGGAACCATCCGACAATGGGACCAGTCAATTTGGTAGGCCAATTCCCAATTCCACAAATTAAAGACCGACCTTTTTGGTCCGGCTCTAAATTTCAAGGCGAGAATCGGCCCATCCTCAGAAGTTAAAATCACAACCCCTAGATTAAATACATAGCGATAATATACACCCAAAGGCAAAGACCATATCATTATAGTGTTGGAAAGGGCAAAAACGACATTTCTCATGAAATTGAAGCCCGCCTTCGTTTTGCCGCCATCCTGGTGTCTTCCATCGGCGGTGCTCCGTCGTGCTCCTGTTGACTGTctctgagaaagagagagagagagagtcatccATGGACGACGACGAGGAAGTTCTCTCCGGCGGTTCCGATTCGTACCTTCCGaccgacgaagaagaagaagaagaaagcgaaggaggaggaggaggaggagacggaAGCGAGGACGATGAAGAagacggagaagaagaagaagaagccgccGTCGAGGGAGGAGCTAGGGCAGGTCGCGACCGTAGATCTAGAGGATCCTCCGTACCGGCCGGCGGCGACGAGTGCCGGAAGTCGAAGAACATCGACGCTCTCGTGAGGTGATTTCCTATTTTCCGATCCCTGTTCCGTTTCTGCACTATATTGACGAAATGGTGGAGGGGAACGCTCTGAAATGGAGGTTTTCTTCGGGATAGCTGACGCGATCGATTTGCCCCGAAGTTATGGTAGCTGATGAACTTATTTCAATTTGCCTATGCTTTATGGATTGTATGGCGACCGAGGAATCGGCTATAGAATTGTTTGGCGGGGGTTTTGCTGGATTTTAGTTTTACCTTCTCTTCTGCCTGTTGATCTGGCTGGATTTTAGTTAGGTTTTATTTCGCGTTTGATATGGTAGATTTCTGCCATGTGAATCTGTGTCTCAGGGGCAACCTCATCGTGAAAAGGCAGGCGCTGTTACCGAGAGTGCTTTCCGTGACGGAAGGAGCTGCCGTGTGTCGGAAACCCTTCAAACCTCCCTGCACTGATGGATATGGTGATAGGAACGGACAGCTTCACCGTCGCCTTTCAGCCCGTAAAAGATTTGTACCATGGGGTTCTTCCAGCCCTGCTTTGATGGAAGTAACTAACCGGCTCAATTGGTTACCGAGTGCTGCCGAGAAGGATGTGGAGGATGAAAAGGTGGAGCTGCCGCCTGGGGTTGAACCTCTGGTGCTGTGGCAGTCTGAAGATTCGGAGGTTGCATCTGGTAATGCAGTGTTGATTGAAGTGGATCCATTGCTTGTGCGTTTCCTTCGACCCCATCAAAGGTAATGCTCTTGAAAGACATCTGGAATTGGTTGATGAAATTCAGTTGTTGTCAGAATACTTTAATATGTTCACGAGCTAGGCGCGTGTGTTGCATGCGCGTGTATGTGAAGTTTTAGAGGACTGATCAGAAATAGGAAGAGTTTGTGGCATGAAAACTCGCTGCAGTATTCAAGAAACCAGTTTCTTATCTTACATAAAACTAATGAAGTGTTTCTCATTTATTCATGCAGGGAAGGTGTCCAGTTTATGTTTGAATGTGTTTCAGGTCTATCCGGTAATGCCAGCATAAATGGATGCATTCTGGCTGATGACATGGGGTAAATATCTTAGCTTTGCAATGATGTCACTTTGTGTGTCTTGACATTGTTCTATGTCCTCTTTGTTCAGATACATctcaaaatttgtgttttttgttGTACCTTTGCAGTTTAGGAAAGACGTTACAGTCAATCAGTTTACTGTACACACTGCTCCGTCAAGGATTTGATGGAAAGCCAATGATTAAGAAAGCCATCATTGTCACTCCCACTAGTCTTGTGAGTAATTGGGAAGCAGAAATTAGTAAGTGGCTGGGAGAGAGAATCCAGCTTATTGCTCTTTGTGAAAGCACCCGAGATGATGTCATTTCAGGAATTGATCGTTTCACAAGTCCCCATAGTTCTCTAcaggtaaatttgttattcagTTTTCATGTCTTAGGAAATTTTCACTAAATTCAAATTCCCTTGCGCAGGTTCTTATTGTTTCATATGAGACATTCCGGATGCATTCATCAAAATTTAGCCACAGTGAATCCTGTGAACTCCTCATTTGTGATGAGGCTCATAGACTAAAAAATGACCAAACATTGACAAATCGGGTAAGATATGCTTACCGGATATGCTCCTGCATTGGTTGATGTCTGTGATTGTTCCTTCTTTGACATCATTGTTAAACGTGCTAGGCTTTGGCTGCTCTCTCTTGTAGACGTCGCATTTTGTTGTCAGGGACCCCAATGCAGGTAAGAAGTTTTTGTTTCTGACTACCATTTTCCACTTCTGGGTATCAAAGTGTTTGCTTCTGCTTTCAATGTAATATGTGTCTTTTTATtgatcactctctctctctctctctcttaattagCTTTTTAACTTTTGTTGTTACTCAGAATGACTTGGAAGAGTTCTTTGCCATGGTTAATTTCACAAATCCTGGAATCTTAGGTGAAATTGCATACTTCCGACGTTACTACGAGGTGAGTCATTTGCTTTACTGGCACACGCTTTTGGCATCTGTTATAATGTTGGAGTCAAGATAATTATAAGACAGAATGCACAGAAAGAAAGATGTGATATTCATGTAATTAATCTTCTATTTCATTGACAGTCTTATGTGTAATGGTGCTACATTAATGATCTCTCTCATCAAGATGAGTTGTGGGCTGATGGTTTAAGAGCATCACCTTGGTTTTGTGGTTCACCATGGTTAAAATAAACCCCAGGTGATGCACCCACTGaaccatattaaataaaaaaggcagTTGAGTCATAGGGAAGCTTTGTTATTTTGTATGAATCACTTCAGATTAGAATGCCTGCAAACTAGTCATTGTCAGATGGAAATCTTTTCGTTTCTTGATTGTAAAATCAAGATGATTTCACTTAGAAAGGTAGTCATACAACCTACTACTCATGCACTAGGATATATTGTCGCTGTACAAATTCACTGGCGATTAAAGAAACCCTTTGTGGTTACCTCCATCTCTgtgtttttcaatttctaattatCTGCTTATTTTGGTGAACCTGTCACATGACTTGCAAAGGCGCCAATTATCTGTGGAAGAGAACCTACTGCCAgtgaagaggagaaaaatctAGGATGTGAGCGCTCTTCAGAGCTCAGTGCCATAGTAAATCAGGTATATTGTTGCACTAGCAGACAATCCAggaatttatcattatttgcgATCTGGTTTGCTATCTAGTCCTATAAAGTCATACAATCCTGGGATTCATCATTTTTTCTCGTATAAGTTCTATGGTTGGTTTCTCACAAGGTTAATTTCTGCGTGTAATGGGTGTCATTGAAATGTAAATTGACCTCAGCTTTGCATGGTTTATGTTTGTTCAGTTCATACTAAGGAGGACAAATGCTCTTCTATCAAATCACCTCCCACCGAAGGTTTGTCTCTTTAATGGTGAACCGTGAGAGATTCTGGTTATTTATCTACTTTCTCAGTGTTTTCATTGCCTCATGATTTACTGGATAATTAGTTTGAATGAGACAAGCTCATTTGAACTCTTGAGTCTCTAGTGTTGCTTCATTCTTTCTGACTGATGTATATTTCCCTGGCTTACAATACCCTGTCCCTGTATGGGACAGAATTTTAGGCTTCCTGatagaagagaaatttatttCATTGACACAACGGTTTGATATTTTGTTGCACAAAAAGATGAGCAACAGCAGAGATGAAACCGCCTTTCTGTTCCAGGAAAAAGTAGGCTATACCAATGTCATATCTTATTGAAGGGTTAAAAATTACACAATTAACTTTTTGATTTGTTCTTCAGGTATTTCCTGCTCGTTATTATATTTACTCATCATAGTTCTGTGACTttgacctcttttttctctttcagaTAATAGAAGTTGTTTGTTGCAAGTTATCTCCACTTCAAACAGATCTTTATAACCATTTCATACATTCCAAAAATGTAAGGATATATGCTTTCCAATCTCACTTTGTGGTTAATGCATTAGCTGTATCAGAAGTTCTCATCCTGTTGTGTTGCCCTCAAATGCAGGTTAAACGAGCAATAACCGAAGAAATGAAGCAATCGAAAATTCTTGCTTACATCACAGCTCTCAAGAAGCTGTGCAATCACCCAAAAGTACGACATTCATACCATCTAAATGTCTTTGCTTGAGACTTTCCCTGGCCTCTTCCATTTTTTGCATCTGCTCAAAGTCCAATTTGAAATGCACATGGATGCACACTCTGATTAATCAATTGCAGCAGCTTTTTGGTTGCTGTACCATTATAAGGACAGCTTTTACTTAATCCAATGCATCTTAATTCTTGTTATGTGTCAGCACTTCAGATTTTTCTGCATACCTGTATTTAGGCCTTTTGAGATGATCTGCTTCATCCTCCACCTCTTGTACCTCTTGGCCTTTTCATTTTAAGCATCTTCTGCAGTATTAAATCTCTTTTCATGAAACTTTTCTTCTGTAGCTAATCTATGATACTGTCAAAAGTGGGAGTCCCGGAACTTCAGGGTTTGAAGATTGTGTACGATTTTTCCCGTCAGAGATGTTCTCAGGAAGGTTGGCACTTCTATTGCACCTTTGGATTTTGCATAGTGTCACAATATCATGTTTCTCAAGGattttatcattaattttttgtagGTCTGGATCCTGGAGTGGGGGTGATGGGGCCTGGGTTGAACTCTCAGGGAAAATGCATGTCTTGGCCAGGTTGCTGGCCCATCTTCGTCAACGGACAGATGATCGCATTGTCCTTGTCTCAAACTATACGCAGGTTGTCTTCATAATAATGAAGTAATTGAATGCTATTAAATACAATTTGAACTTCTTACCACCTTTTAGTGTGTAATCTGGCTTATAAATAAATTGTCATTCATGATACACTTGTCACTGACATTGCCAGCATATGTTGCTAATTGGTAGCAAATGCTTATTTTACCATTCATTATGAAAGTTTGCTGGTAACAGAGTGAGCATACGCATTGCATTATTCGCTCTTGGATACAGTAATTTGTCTGTCATTGCAAGAATAGTATCCATTTTAAGGTTCCTATCCACTCTCAGTAGGTTTGATGGTTTTCAAGTTATTTTGTTCCATAATAGGGTATCAAGTTTCAGTGAAGCGGCAAAGCTTAGTAGTCTCATTTCAGCTCCCTATGAGATCCTAAACATTTTCTCCACAAATTTTagttcttctctttctttgtagTTTATCAGTGACAAGGAAGATTTTATCAATCCTTTGATTCTGCATTGATTCTGTGATATTTACCGTCGTTATCAACCTTTGAAGAAATGCAATTTtgtggagaaaaaaagaaagagagtgCAATGGTTACTGAATTGCTGTTGTGTTCTGTAGGATATATGATGTTGCCGCTTAACGAAAGTTCTATGATATTGTATGGGAATTTTCTGCTTGTAATCATTCATTCTGATCATCTTTTTAGACACTTCGATCATGTTAATCAATTTGAAAGTGGGAAGTAATTTGAAATTAGTGACCATTCTCAATAACTTAAATGAGCATGGGGAACTTACATTTCAGTCCAGGGAATATTTCAGAGGGGCTTGAGAGCAAGCCTTCTCTTGTGCATCTAGAACCTGTTTTACTTCTGCAGTCTGATTATATTTtagttgattgatttttttttttcaaaagcacAAGTCACTGAATCAATTATCTGTCTTACTGTTTGCAACTTACCAGACATTGGATCTATTTGCCCAATTGTGTCGTGAAAGAAGATATCCATATCTGAGGCTTGATGGATCCACAACAATCAGCAAAAGGCAAAAGTTAGTCAATCGTTTCAATGACCCATCAAAGGTATAAAGTTATTGAT
This Eucalyptus grandis isolate ANBG69807.140 chromosome 7, ASM1654582v1, whole genome shotgun sequence DNA region includes the following protein-coding sequences:
- the LOC104453203 gene encoding calmodulin-like protein 30 gives rise to the protein MSTFNYLDLQYKLSKKKILRGPSRLFSSRSRQNSGLLPTYQPNADEMKRVFDKFDSNKDGKISQQEYKAVLRAISKENLIEEVPQIFRVADLDGDGFIDFKEFMEVQKKEGGIKTKDIQSAFYTFDLNGDGKITADEVLKVLGSLGERCSIEDCRKMVRAVDRDGDGAVDMDEFMTMMTRTLKSN
- the LOC104455368 gene encoding protein CHROMATIN REMODELING 25, whose protein sequence is MDDDEEVLSGGSDSYLPTDEEEEEESEGGGGGGDGSEDDEEDGEEEEEAAVEGGARAGRDRRSRGSSVPAGGDECRKSKNIDALVRGNLIVKRQALLPRVLSVTEGAAVCRKPFKPPCTDGYGDRNGQLHRRLSARKRFVPWGSSSPALMEVTNRLNWLPSAAEKDVEDEKVELPPGVEPLVLWQSEDSEVASGNAVLIEVDPLLVRFLRPHQREGVQFMFECVSGLSGNASINGCILADDMGLGKTLQSISLLYTLLRQGFDGKPMIKKAIIVTPTSLVSNWEAEISKWLGERIQLIALCESTRDDVISGIDRFTSPHSSLQVLIVSYETFRMHSSKFSHSESCELLICDEAHRLKNDQTLTNRALAALSCRRRILLSGTPMQNDLEEFFAMVNFTNPGILGEIAYFRRYYEAPIICGREPTASEEEKNLGCERSSELSAIVNQFILRRTNALLSNHLPPKIIEVVCCKLSPLQTDLYNHFIHSKNVKRAITEEMKQSKILAYITALKKLCNHPKLIYDTVKSGSPGTSGFEDCVRFFPSEMFSGRSGSWSGGDGAWVELSGKMHVLARLLAHLRQRTDDRIVLVSNYTQTLDLFAQLCRERRYPYLRLDGSTTISKRQKLVNRFNDPSKDEFVFLLSSKAGGCGLNLIGGNRLVLFDPDWNPANDKQAAARVWRDGQKKRVYIYRFLSAGTIEEKVYQRQISKEGLQKVIQQETSTLAAEGNCLSTEELRDLFTFHEKSRSEIHEKMNCVRCQHIDDTETTGDRRDSALDQSASLTDTSDIGSFAEIAGCLHKLKASEKQIGTPKEEDLGSWGHHFSATSVPDIIFQASAGDEVSFVFTNQVDGKLVPIETAISEKIRTEESRLDLKQLMNRKARLEPQRLKVQQSHPSSLSTVQSSLTKTSQGSERRPLKIILKGTGLAQSRNKLTLAHQLPQKRPCDGSLEHDDDFL